A region from the Corylus avellana chromosome ca7, CavTom2PMs-1.0 genome encodes:
- the LOC132186752 gene encoding golgin candidate 3-like isoform X2 has product MMWNSIANLKENLNKIALDVHDHDDDDEEDELEIYASRNGLEDSSVSDRRNSHSFAHSKSVSRSPVPNGIDSAYNFEIERYKAEIKKLQESESEIKALSVNYAALLKEKEDQISRLSKDYGTLKQNLDATNAALHASGNESAKALTNGVIVHKGSTDQSARQHKFTTQVKNRYAGNQKHNGVVSKQDAISNGVTHAVQSDVTGSKMEAKDSNLLGKEKELADLLEERNRSPAAVQLTPDVKQLRIELEKEHDKLAIIQSKLQEEQKLNESFHAELKSLKLDRDRTSKELSKICNELSEKNSEIKRLQMELNRREDDDAGGVLDGLKRVIVGLEKEISSLKMEKNELKVALEMSRNSLTDKVSSTGLNEEDSPGSFPGKEQMELSLQNLDKDLKETRHERDKALHELARLKQHLLEKESEESEKMDEDSKIIEQLRENNEYQRAQISYLEKALKVAIANQEEIKTGNSNEIQKSKEIIDDLNRKLANCMTAIDAKNLELLNLQTALGQYYAEIEAKEHLEGDLARAREASAKLSKLLEDADQREEVSKGEKEEILAKLSQAEKTLAEWKIRVNKLEEDNAKLRRAVEQSMTRLNRMSVDSDYLVDRRIVIKLLVTYFQRNHSKEVLGLMVRMLGFSDEDKQRIGAAQQVAGKGVVRGVLGLPGRLVGGILGGGSAESPANAASENHSFADLWVDFLLKETEERERRELAHNGGMSKEDSHGIGAGPPVANQTTNSAATALSFSRSNLSPGHNSSQFPSHGNFRHSEHFDSEFSTVPLTSSDNTQQISRLLPKY; this is encoded by the exons ATGATGTGGAACTCGATTGCGAATTTGAAGGAGAACTTGAACAAGATCGCGCTCGATGTGCACGAccacgacgacgacgacgaagaGGACGAGCTCGAGATCTATGCCTCACGCAATGGACTCGAAGATTCTTCCGTCTCTGATCGGAGGAATTCCCACAGTTTCGCGCATTCGAAGTCGGTCTCGCGGTCCCCAGTGCCGAATGGGATCGATTCCGCGTATAATTTCGAG ATTGAACGGTACAAAGCTGAAATCAAGAAACTTCAGGAATCTGAATCAGAAATTAAAGCGTTATCAGTTAATTATGCAGCtttgttgaaagaaaaagag GATCAGATTTCTAGATTGAGTAAAGATTATGGCACTTTGAAACAAAATCTGGATGCAACAAATGCAGCTCTGCATGCGTCTGGAAACGAAAGTGCCAAAGCATTAACAAATGGTGTTATTGTGCACAAG GGAAGTACTGATCAATCAGCCCGACAGCATAAGTTCACAACTCAGGTGAAAAACCGTTATGCTGGAAACCAGAAACACAATGGTGTGGTCTCTAAACAGGATGCAATAAGCAATGGAGTCACACATGCTGTTCAATCTGATGTCACTGGAAGTAAGATGGAAGCAAAAGATTCAAACTTGCTTGGAAAGGAGAAG GAGCTTGCAGATTTATTAGAAGAGAGAAATAGGTCCCCTGCAGCAGTGCAACTTACTCCTGATGTAAAACAATTGAGGATTGAACTGGAAAAAGAGCACGATAAGTTGGCGATTATTCAGTCAAAACTACAAG AGGAACAGAAATTGAATGAATCTTTCCATGCGGAGCTCAAATCACTGAAACTAGACAGAGACAGA ACCTCCAAGGAACTGAGCAAAATATGCAACGAATTGAgtgaaaaaaattcagaaataaAACGACTGCAAATGGAATTGAATCGACGGGAGGATGATGATGCTGGTGGCGTTTTGGATGGTTTGAAAAGAGTAATTGTGGGCCTAGAGAAGGAAATCAGTAGTCTTAAG aTGGAGAAAAATGAATTGAAGGTTGCTCTGGAAATGAGCAGGAACTCTTTAACTGATAAGGTCTCATCAACTGGTTTGAACGAG GAAGATTCACCTGGAAGTTTCCCTGGAAAGGAACAAATGGAGCTGAGTTTGCAAAATTTGGATAAAGATTTGAAGGAAACACGTCATGAGAGGGACAAAGCATTACATGAATTGGCCCGTCTTAAGCAGCATTTGTTAGAAAAG GAATCAGAAGAGTCTGAAAAAATGGATGAAGACAGCAAAATCATTGAACAACTACGAGAAAATAATGAATATCAAAGGGCTCAAATATCATATTTGGAGAAAGCTCTGAAGGTGGCCATTGCAAATCAGGAGGAAATTAAGACAGGCAACAGCAATGAAATTCAGAAGTCGAAGGAAATTATTGATGACTTGAATAGAAAACTTGCCAACTGTATGACTGCAATTGATGCCAAAAATCTTGAGCTTCTTAATCTTCAAACTGCTCTTGGTCAGTACTATGCTGAAATTGAAGCTAAG GAACATTTGGAAGGAGATTTGGCGCGGGCAAGAGAAGCATCAGCTAAACTTTCTAAGCTGTTGGAA GATGCAGATCAAAGGGAAGAGGTATCAAAGGGGGAGAAGGAAGAAATTTTGGCCAAACTCTCCCAAGCTGAAAAGACACTAGCAGAATGGAAGATCCGAGTAAATAAGCTTGAGGAAGACAATGCAAAACTACGACGTGCTGTTGAGCAGAGTATGACAAGACTTAATAGGATGTCAGTGGATTCAGATTATCTTGTTGACAG GCGCATTGTGATCAAGTTACTGGTGACCTACTTCCAGAGAAACCACAGCAAAGAG GTTCTGGGTCTTATGGTTCGCATGCTGGGGTTCTCTGATGAAGACAAGCAGAGGATAGGTGCTGCTCAACAAGTTGCAGGCAAAGGTGTTGTCCGTGGAGTACTAGGGCTACCTGGCCGCCTAGTTGGTGGCATCTTGGGAGGTGGTTCCGCCGAATCACCTGCAAATGCGGCATCTGAAAACCAT TCCTTTGCAGATCTATGGGTTGATTTTCTTCTCAAGGAAactgaagagagagagagaagggaattGGCACATAATGGCGGGATGTCTAAGGAAGATTCACATGGAATAGGTGCTGGCCCACCCGTTGCCAACCAGACAACAAACTCTGCTGCTACTGCATTAAGTTTCTCAAGATCAAATTTATCACCGGGCCACAACTCTAGCCAGTTTCCCTCTCATGGAAATTTTCGGCATTCTGAACATTTTGATTCTGAGTTCTCAACGGTTCCTCTCACATCGTCGGATAACACTCAACAAATTTCAAGACTGCTTCCAAAATACTGA
- the LOC132186827 gene encoding reticulon-like protein B5, which translates to MAEHSENAGSAVDSIMEKISEKIHTHDSSSSSDSDGEKPVSPSSVKAKIFRLFGRERPVHKVFGGGKPADVLLWRNKKISAGVLGGATAIWVLFELIEYHLLTLVCHVLILALAVLFLWSNAHTFINKTPPRIPEVHLPEEPFLEVAAALRIEINQGFSILRDIVTGRDLKKFLVVIAGLWVLSIVGSWCNFLTLFYISFILLHTMPVLYEKYEDKVDPFAEKAMFELKKQYVVFDAKVLSKIPKGPLKGKLA; encoded by the exons ATGGCGGAGCATTCCGAGAATGCGGGTTCGGCGGTGGACTCGATCATGGAGAAGATAAGCGAGAAGATCCACACGCACGATTCGTCGTCGTCGTCGGATTCAGATGGCGAGAAACCGGTCTCTCCGTCGTCGGTGAAAGCCAAGATTTTCCGGCTTTTCGGCAGGGAGAGACCAGTTCACAAGGTTTTCGGTGGAGGAAAAC CTGCTGATGTGTTGTTATGGAGGAACAAGAAGATTTCAGCCGGTGTGCTCGGTGGAGCCACTGCAATCTGGGTTCTTTTTGAATTAATCGAATACCACCTGCTTACTCTTGTATGTCACGTTCTGATACTCGCTCTGGCAGTCTTGTTCCTGTGGTCCAATGCTCACACCTTTATCAACAA GACTCCACCCCGCATCCCAGAAGTTCATCTTCCTGAGGAGCCATTCTTGGAAGTTGCCGCTGCGCTGAGAATTGAAATCAACCAGGGTTTTTCTATCTTGCGTGATATTGTAACTGGAAGAGATTTGAAAAAGTTTCTCGTT GTTATTGCTGGCTTGTGGGTTCTTTCAATTGTGGGGAGTTGGTGCAATTTCTTGACCTTGTTCTACATAT CTTTCATTTTGCTGCACACCATGCCCGTTCTGTATGAAAAGTATGAGGACAAGGTTGATCCATTTGCAGAGAAGGCGATGTTTGAGCTTAAAAAACAGTATGTAGTGTTTGATGCGAAGGTTTTGAGCAAGATTCCAAAAGGTCCATTGAAAGGGAAGTTGGCTTAA
- the LOC132187733 gene encoding U11/U12 small nuclear ribonucleoprotein 59 kDa protein-like isoform X1, which produces MNPAPFQSAARPPWFPMLPPNPPMSFAFWKTKNVKDRLREVQDALDLAQAMEKELEMLVMIKDGKGCLEDEGSGSNGISVHGFKKFLEDKGVSMESQESRTVEAANILMAKLRAQLEPFRVITDERSPWEEKSAAVRLADKIRKHKQNKLRRKRKRKRIAEMCAKECERFEQADQEADEWRAREIANDIAKRKVEKMKEVAKLKSKEERKRLELELEQVLIVEKLQELRSIRIQKLKKQGHFLPEEDDKFLERVQAAVEEEERQAIAAADTDATRDAIATAEESRKPLQSHGPDSKVLSSEKGSDKESIDQIIETENNERPTTVTASEGGKQGSERQGFSGAYESVANLPLEFYHYYHGSNTDMGTLIEVRRTWDAYIRPGGSCIPWHWVQPSPPADEIWASYLVRT; this is translated from the exons aTGAATCCCGCTCCATTCCAATCCGCGGCACGGCCACCGTGGTTTCCGATGTTACCGCCTAACCCGCCCATGTCGTTTGCCTTTTGGAAGACTAAAAATGTGAAGGATCGGCTTAGAGAGGTACAAGATGCTCTTGATCTTGCACAAGCAAT GGAGAAAGAGCTAGAGATGCTGGTAATGATCAAAGATGGTAAAGGGTGTTTGGAAGATGAGGGTTCTGGGTCCAATGGCATTTCGGTTCATGGGTTCAAAAAATTTTTGGAAGATAAGGGGGTTAGTATGGAATCCCAAGAGTCGCGTACGGTGGAAGCGGCAAATATATTGATGGCAAAATTAAGAGCTCAGCTTGAACCATTTAGGGTGATCACGGATGAAAGAAGTCCATGGGAGGAAAAGTCTGCCGCAGTTAGATTGGCTGATAAAATACGGaagcataaacaaaataaacttcggaggaaaagaaagaggaagcgCATTGCAGAAATGTGTGCAAAG GAGTGTGAACGATTTGAACAAGCTGATCAAGAAGCTGATGAATGGAGGGCTAGGGAGATTGCTAATGATATTGCAAAGCGCAAG GTAGAGAAGATGAAAGAAGTTGCAAAACTTAAATCAaaagaggagagaaagagactAGAATTGGAG CTTGAGCAGGTATTAATCGTGGAGAAATTGCAAGAGTTGCGTTCCATCAGGatccaaaaattgaagaaacaaG GTCATTTTCTTCCCGAGGAGGATGACAAGTTTCTTGAGAGAGTTCAGGCTGCAGTTGAAGAAGAGGAGCGCCAGGCAATTGCTGCAGCAGACACAGATGCTACTAGGGATGCCATTGCAACTGCTGAGGAATCTAGGAAACCCCTCCAAAGTCATGGGCCTGACTCAAAAGTTCTAAGCAGCGAAAAAGGCAGTGATAAGGAAAGTATAGACCAAATAATTGAAACGGAAAATAATGAAAGGCCCACTACAGTCACTGCCAGTGAAGGTGGAAAACAAGGATCAGAGCGACAAGGATTTAGTGGAGCTTATGAATCCGTGGCAAATCTACCGTTAGAGTTCTATCATTATTATCATGGCAGCAATACTGATATGGGCACGCTTATTGAG GTGAGAAGAACGTGGGATGCATATATAAGACCAGGAGGAAG CTGCATACCATGGCATTGGGTTCAACCATCTCCTCCAGCAGATGAGATATGGGCATCCTACCTGGTGAGGACCTAA
- the LOC132187733 gene encoding U11/U12 small nuclear ribonucleoprotein 59 kDa protein-like isoform X2: MLVMIKDGKGCLEDEGSGSNGISVHGFKKFLEDKGVSMESQESRTVEAANILMAKLRAQLEPFRVITDERSPWEEKSAAVRLADKIRKHKQNKLRRKRKRKRIAEMCAKECERFEQADQEADEWRAREIANDIAKRKVEKMKEVAKLKSKEERKRLELELEQVLIVEKLQELRSIRIQKLKKQGHFLPEEDDKFLERVQAAVEEEERQAIAAADTDATRDAIATAEESRKPLQSHGPDSKVLSSEKGSDKESIDQIIETENNERPTTVTASEGGKQGSERQGFSGAYESVANLPLEFYHYYHGSNTDMGTLIEVRRTWDAYIRPGGSCIPWHWVQPSPPADEIWASYLVRT, translated from the exons ATGCTGGTAATGATCAAAGATGGTAAAGGGTGTTTGGAAGATGAGGGTTCTGGGTCCAATGGCATTTCGGTTCATGGGTTCAAAAAATTTTTGGAAGATAAGGGGGTTAGTATGGAATCCCAAGAGTCGCGTACGGTGGAAGCGGCAAATATATTGATGGCAAAATTAAGAGCTCAGCTTGAACCATTTAGGGTGATCACGGATGAAAGAAGTCCATGGGAGGAAAAGTCTGCCGCAGTTAGATTGGCTGATAAAATACGGaagcataaacaaaataaacttcggaggaaaagaaagaggaagcgCATTGCAGAAATGTGTGCAAAG GAGTGTGAACGATTTGAACAAGCTGATCAAGAAGCTGATGAATGGAGGGCTAGGGAGATTGCTAATGATATTGCAAAGCGCAAG GTAGAGAAGATGAAAGAAGTTGCAAAACTTAAATCAaaagaggagagaaagagactAGAATTGGAG CTTGAGCAGGTATTAATCGTGGAGAAATTGCAAGAGTTGCGTTCCATCAGGatccaaaaattgaagaaacaaG GTCATTTTCTTCCCGAGGAGGATGACAAGTTTCTTGAGAGAGTTCAGGCTGCAGTTGAAGAAGAGGAGCGCCAGGCAATTGCTGCAGCAGACACAGATGCTACTAGGGATGCCATTGCAACTGCTGAGGAATCTAGGAAACCCCTCCAAAGTCATGGGCCTGACTCAAAAGTTCTAAGCAGCGAAAAAGGCAGTGATAAGGAAAGTATAGACCAAATAATTGAAACGGAAAATAATGAAAGGCCCACTACAGTCACTGCCAGTGAAGGTGGAAAACAAGGATCAGAGCGACAAGGATTTAGTGGAGCTTATGAATCCGTGGCAAATCTACCGTTAGAGTTCTATCATTATTATCATGGCAGCAATACTGATATGGGCACGCTTATTGAG GTGAGAAGAACGTGGGATGCATATATAAGACCAGGAGGAAG CTGCATACCATGGCATTGGGTTCAACCATCTCCTCCAGCAGATGAGATATGGGCATCCTACCTGGTGAGGACCTAA
- the LOC132186752 gene encoding golgin candidate 3-like isoform X1, translating into MMWNSIANLKENLNKIALDVHDHDDDDEEDELEIYASRNGLEDSSVSDRRNSHSFAHSKSVSRSPVPNGIDSAYNFEIERYKAEIKKLQESESEIKALSVNYAALLKEKEDQISRLSKDYGTLKQNLDATNAALHASGNESAKALTNGVIVHKGSTDQSARQHKFTTQVKNRYAGNQKHNGVVSKQDAISNGVTHAVQSDVTGSKMEAKDSNLLGKEKELADLLEERNRSPAAVQLTPDVKQLRIELEKEHDKLAIIQSKLQEEQKLNESFHAELKSLKLDRDRTSKELSKICNELSEKNSEIKRLQMELNRREDDDAGGVLDGLKRVIVGLEKEISSLKMEKNELKVALEMSRNSLTDKVSSTGLNEKEDSPGSFPGKEQMELSLQNLDKDLKETRHERDKALHELARLKQHLLEKESEESEKMDEDSKIIEQLRENNEYQRAQISYLEKALKVAIANQEEIKTGNSNEIQKSKEIIDDLNRKLANCMTAIDAKNLELLNLQTALGQYYAEIEAKEHLEGDLARAREASAKLSKLLEDADQREEVSKGEKEEILAKLSQAEKTLAEWKIRVNKLEEDNAKLRRAVEQSMTRLNRMSVDSDYLVDRRIVIKLLVTYFQRNHSKEVLGLMVRMLGFSDEDKQRIGAAQQVAGKGVVRGVLGLPGRLVGGILGGGSAESPANAASENHSFADLWVDFLLKETEERERRELAHNGGMSKEDSHGIGAGPPVANQTTNSAATALSFSRSNLSPGHNSSQFPSHGNFRHSEHFDSEFSTVPLTSSDNTQQISRLLPKY; encoded by the exons ATGATGTGGAACTCGATTGCGAATTTGAAGGAGAACTTGAACAAGATCGCGCTCGATGTGCACGAccacgacgacgacgacgaagaGGACGAGCTCGAGATCTATGCCTCACGCAATGGACTCGAAGATTCTTCCGTCTCTGATCGGAGGAATTCCCACAGTTTCGCGCATTCGAAGTCGGTCTCGCGGTCCCCAGTGCCGAATGGGATCGATTCCGCGTATAATTTCGAG ATTGAACGGTACAAAGCTGAAATCAAGAAACTTCAGGAATCTGAATCAGAAATTAAAGCGTTATCAGTTAATTATGCAGCtttgttgaaagaaaaagag GATCAGATTTCTAGATTGAGTAAAGATTATGGCACTTTGAAACAAAATCTGGATGCAACAAATGCAGCTCTGCATGCGTCTGGAAACGAAAGTGCCAAAGCATTAACAAATGGTGTTATTGTGCACAAG GGAAGTACTGATCAATCAGCCCGACAGCATAAGTTCACAACTCAGGTGAAAAACCGTTATGCTGGAAACCAGAAACACAATGGTGTGGTCTCTAAACAGGATGCAATAAGCAATGGAGTCACACATGCTGTTCAATCTGATGTCACTGGAAGTAAGATGGAAGCAAAAGATTCAAACTTGCTTGGAAAGGAGAAG GAGCTTGCAGATTTATTAGAAGAGAGAAATAGGTCCCCTGCAGCAGTGCAACTTACTCCTGATGTAAAACAATTGAGGATTGAACTGGAAAAAGAGCACGATAAGTTGGCGATTATTCAGTCAAAACTACAAG AGGAACAGAAATTGAATGAATCTTTCCATGCGGAGCTCAAATCACTGAAACTAGACAGAGACAGA ACCTCCAAGGAACTGAGCAAAATATGCAACGAATTGAgtgaaaaaaattcagaaataaAACGACTGCAAATGGAATTGAATCGACGGGAGGATGATGATGCTGGTGGCGTTTTGGATGGTTTGAAAAGAGTAATTGTGGGCCTAGAGAAGGAAATCAGTAGTCTTAAG aTGGAGAAAAATGAATTGAAGGTTGCTCTGGAAATGAGCAGGAACTCTTTAACTGATAAGGTCTCATCAACTGGTTTGAACGAG AAGGAAGATTCACCTGGAAGTTTCCCTGGAAAGGAACAAATGGAGCTGAGTTTGCAAAATTTGGATAAAGATTTGAAGGAAACACGTCATGAGAGGGACAAAGCATTACATGAATTGGCCCGTCTTAAGCAGCATTTGTTAGAAAAG GAATCAGAAGAGTCTGAAAAAATGGATGAAGACAGCAAAATCATTGAACAACTACGAGAAAATAATGAATATCAAAGGGCTCAAATATCATATTTGGAGAAAGCTCTGAAGGTGGCCATTGCAAATCAGGAGGAAATTAAGACAGGCAACAGCAATGAAATTCAGAAGTCGAAGGAAATTATTGATGACTTGAATAGAAAACTTGCCAACTGTATGACTGCAATTGATGCCAAAAATCTTGAGCTTCTTAATCTTCAAACTGCTCTTGGTCAGTACTATGCTGAAATTGAAGCTAAG GAACATTTGGAAGGAGATTTGGCGCGGGCAAGAGAAGCATCAGCTAAACTTTCTAAGCTGTTGGAA GATGCAGATCAAAGGGAAGAGGTATCAAAGGGGGAGAAGGAAGAAATTTTGGCCAAACTCTCCCAAGCTGAAAAGACACTAGCAGAATGGAAGATCCGAGTAAATAAGCTTGAGGAAGACAATGCAAAACTACGACGTGCTGTTGAGCAGAGTATGACAAGACTTAATAGGATGTCAGTGGATTCAGATTATCTTGTTGACAG GCGCATTGTGATCAAGTTACTGGTGACCTACTTCCAGAGAAACCACAGCAAAGAG GTTCTGGGTCTTATGGTTCGCATGCTGGGGTTCTCTGATGAAGACAAGCAGAGGATAGGTGCTGCTCAACAAGTTGCAGGCAAAGGTGTTGTCCGTGGAGTACTAGGGCTACCTGGCCGCCTAGTTGGTGGCATCTTGGGAGGTGGTTCCGCCGAATCACCTGCAAATGCGGCATCTGAAAACCAT TCCTTTGCAGATCTATGGGTTGATTTTCTTCTCAAGGAAactgaagagagagagagaagggaattGGCACATAATGGCGGGATGTCTAAGGAAGATTCACATGGAATAGGTGCTGGCCCACCCGTTGCCAACCAGACAACAAACTCTGCTGCTACTGCATTAAGTTTCTCAAGATCAAATTTATCACCGGGCCACAACTCTAGCCAGTTTCCCTCTCATGGAAATTTTCGGCATTCTGAACATTTTGATTCTGAGTTCTCAACGGTTCCTCTCACATCGTCGGATAACACTCAACAAATTTCAAGACTGCTTCCAAAATACTGA